The Syntrophobacterales bacterium genome segment ATGACCTTTTTGGGCCATTATTCTGAAAGCATCATCCCAGCCCGACCTTGGATTTGAGATCGGACGAATAATGATTTGGGTCTTCTCCACCTCAAGCTCAACATCATCGATAATTCCCGTTTGATCAAGTAATGGTTTGGGAATGCGGATCCCTTG includes the following:
- a CDS encoding AbrB/MazE/SpoVT family DNA-binding domain-containing protein; amino-acid sequence: MRAHVVKIGNSQGIRIPKPLLDQTGIIDDVELEVEKTQIIIRPISNPRSGWDDAFRIMAQKGHDALIDENDNISNSWDEEEWQW